A DNA window from Sphingomonas profundi contains the following coding sequences:
- a CDS encoding WalW protein, translated as MYQGDGIIATQAQHATAGRLDLPPDAAAQATLAPDFGRRFAIFGDAEEEFDWHLPLDRHSTETRAIASLPAATRRFNAAGVVPTYLVDYPVVTNVASAAAVRGMVEAGECDVGTQLHPWVNPPFEEAVTRTNSFTGNLPVPLQRAKLHALTDAIEAGTGVRPIVYRAGRYGIGAETARLLAEAGYRLDVSVRALFDYSDEAGPDFSRHPVWPWWVRDDLLEVPLTAAFAGPLHRWPDLHRRAWLRGPLSRARLLSRVALTPEGMPLAEVVAAIRRLLDDGTRLFSLSFHTPSVEVGHTPYVRDAADLKAFWHWWDTVFDLFAREGVRPARLSEIIAAAGPPAR; from the coding sequence GTGTACCAGGGAGACGGGATCATCGCGACGCAGGCCCAGCACGCGACCGCCGGCCGGCTCGATCTGCCGCCGGATGCTGCGGCACAGGCCACCCTGGCGCCCGATTTCGGCCGCCGCTTCGCAATCTTCGGCGATGCCGAGGAGGAGTTCGACTGGCATCTGCCGCTCGACCGCCATTCCACCGAGACGCGGGCGATCGCCAGCCTGCCGGCGGCCACGCGCCGGTTCAACGCGGCGGGCGTGGTGCCGACCTACCTGGTCGATTATCCGGTCGTCACCAACGTGGCGAGCGCGGCCGCCGTGCGCGGCATGGTGGAGGCGGGCGAGTGCGACGTCGGCACCCAGCTCCACCCGTGGGTCAATCCTCCGTTCGAGGAGGCGGTGACGCGGACGAACAGCTTCACCGGCAACCTGCCGGTGCCGCTGCAGCGGGCGAAGCTGCACGCGCTGACCGACGCGATCGAGGCGGGCACCGGCGTGCGCCCGATCGTCTACCGCGCCGGCCGCTACGGCATCGGCGCGGAGACGGCGCGGCTGCTGGCCGAGGCGGGCTATCGGCTGGACGTCTCGGTGCGCGCCCTGTTCGACTATAGCGACGAGGCCGGCCCCGATTTCTCGCGCCATCCGGTATGGCCGTGGTGGGTGCGCGACGATCTGCTGGAGGTGCCGCTGACCGCCGCCTTCGCCGGGCCGCTGCACCGCTGGCCGGATCTCCACCGGCGCGCCTGGCTGCGCGGCCCGCTCTCCCGCGCGCGGCTGCTGAGCCGCGTGGCGCTGACGCCGGAAGGAATGCCGCTGGCGGAGGTGGTGGCGGCCATCCGCCGCCTGCTGGACGACGGGACGCGGCTGTTCAGCCTCTCCTTCCACACGCCGTCCGTGGAGGTGGGACACACGCCCTATGTGCGCGACGCCGCCGACCTGAAGGCGTTCTGGCACTGGTGGGACACGGTGTTCGACCTTTTCGCGCGCGAGGGCGTGCGGCCGGCCCGCCTGAGCGAGATCATCGCCGCCGCCGGGCCGCCGGCGCGCTGA
- a CDS encoding lipopolysaccharide biosynthesis protein yields the protein MTTAATSEGRTAEQASFGARVRSAVLWRSGSQIVAQLVMWSATFFVIRLLAPSDYGVFAMSQSILVMFSLLNGYGFASALIQAETIDDRQIAQVFGLMLLFNGGIALLQILLAPIAADYFNQPIVANMLRVQSLLYLSTPFTALPTALLSRAMDFRKQAKVNFISALAGAVTALTLALSGFGVWTLVVAPLVLFWTRAIGMTVAARLLVLPSFRFKGAGATVRFGGAMTLSQLLWFAQTQADVFIGGRVLDPHLLGLYTTSLFLAQILSSKFIPPLNEVAFTAYARIQSDPAAIVRSFEAATRIIMLVALPFYAGLAVTAGPLVHAALGDKWIEAVPIVRVLALAMPFVTLQILFAPAATALGRPRVQVYAAGAGAIVMPLAFLVAVHWGPIGMAWAWLAAFPLVMIVTAAIAMPIIGIGAATLARAIAPGLVASLVMAAVVYALDRALPLDPPLLRLAVLVGVGIVAYGAMVLLIARSTLTDIWWLIRRRSAA from the coding sequence ATGACGACGGCGGCGACGAGCGAGGGCAGGACGGCCGAGCAGGCGAGCTTCGGCGCCCGCGTGCGCAGCGCCGTGCTGTGGCGCTCCGGCAGCCAGATCGTCGCGCAGCTGGTGATGTGGTCGGCGACCTTCTTCGTCATCCGCCTGCTCGCGCCCTCCGATTACGGCGTGTTCGCGATGTCGCAGAGCATCCTGGTGATGTTCAGCCTGCTGAACGGCTACGGCTTCGCCAGCGCGCTGATCCAGGCGGAGACGATCGACGATCGCCAGATCGCGCAGGTATTCGGCCTGATGCTGCTGTTCAACGGCGGCATCGCCCTGCTCCAGATCCTGCTCGCGCCGATTGCCGCCGATTATTTCAACCAGCCGATCGTCGCCAACATGCTGCGCGTGCAGTCGCTGCTCTATCTCTCCACGCCGTTCACCGCGCTGCCCACGGCGCTGCTCAGCCGGGCGATGGACTTCCGCAAGCAGGCCAAGGTCAACTTCATCTCGGCGCTGGCCGGCGCCGTCACCGCGCTCACCCTCGCTCTGTCCGGCTTCGGCGTGTGGACGCTGGTGGTGGCGCCGCTGGTGCTGTTCTGGACGCGGGCGATCGGCATGACGGTGGCGGCGCGGCTGCTGGTGCTGCCCAGCTTCCGCTTCAAGGGCGCCGGCGCCACCGTGCGCTTCGGCGGCGCGATGACGCTGAGCCAGCTGCTCTGGTTCGCGCAGACCCAGGCGGACGTGTTCATCGGCGGCCGCGTGCTCGATCCGCACCTGCTCGGCCTCTACACCACCTCGCTGTTCCTGGCGCAGATCCTGTCCAGCAAGTTCATCCCGCCGCTGAACGAGGTGGCGTTTACCGCCTATGCCCGCATCCAGAGCGATCCGGCGGCGATCGTCCGCTCGTTCGAGGCGGCGACGCGGATCATCATGCTCGTGGCGCTGCCTTTCTACGCCGGCCTCGCCGTCACCGCCGGGCCGCTCGTCCACGCCGCGCTGGGCGACAAGTGGATCGAGGCGGTGCCGATCGTGCGGGTGCTGGCGCTGGCGATGCCGTTCGTCACCCTCCAGATCCTGTTCGCGCCCGCCGCCACCGCACTCGGCCGGCCGCGCGTGCAGGTCTATGCAGCGGGTGCCGGCGCGATCGTGATGCCGCTCGCCTTCCTCGTCGCGGTGCACTGGGGGCCGATCGGCATGGCGTGGGCCTGGCTCGCCGCCTTTCCGCTGGTGATGATCGTCACGGCGGCGATCGCGATGCCGATCATCGGCATCGGCGCCGCCACCCTGGCGCGCGCGATCGCGCCGGGGCTGGTCGCCAGCCTCGTCATGGCGGCGGTCGTCTATGCGCTGGATCGCGCGTTGCCGCTCGATCCGCCGCTGCTGCGGCTGGCTGTGCTCGTCGGCGTCGGCATCGTCGCCTATGGCGCGATGGTGCTGCTGATCGCCCGCTCCACCCTGACCGATATCTGGTGGCTGATCCGCCGGCGTAGCGCCGCCTGA
- a CDS encoding nuclear transport factor 2 family protein — MARSASDDAAGRLADIDAIATNLAVHSRGVDRNDHDLLLSAYHPDAEVAYGSYNGPAAGMVRFLTDAMKGQPATLHRTANMWIVPQGDRARSESYVIAYLRTAEDGGDSAGTQRLIGGRYLDAHEKRDGRWAIAHRQYVMDWNANWPGSEALGPAAVALSGFLSRGGQEGSDPGRGLLAYWRAGFGLQHKAGQDMTTGTAPDIARLDARAALYDLLMAYCRGVDRADAATLASVFHDDATMNAGMFNGPTRDFVPMIGDVVRGFKSSFHSVANHWFEIDGDDAVGESYVIAHVLATIDGEDREMLTGGRYLDRFQKRDGAWKIAARVFVADWNTNQPSTSRMDGMYADLDTRGGLYPNDPVYPFWTRGEG, encoded by the coding sequence ATGGCCCGATCAGCGAGCGACGACGCGGCGGGCCGGCTGGCCGACATCGACGCGATCGCAACCAACCTCGCCGTGCACAGCCGCGGCGTCGATCGCAACGACCATGACCTGCTGCTCTCCGCCTATCACCCCGATGCCGAGGTGGCTTATGGCAGCTATAACGGCCCGGCCGCCGGCATGGTCCGCTTCCTGACCGACGCGATGAAGGGGCAGCCGGCCACCCTGCACCGCACCGCCAACATGTGGATCGTGCCGCAGGGCGACCGCGCCCGCAGCGAGAGCTACGTGATCGCCTATCTCCGCACGGCCGAGGATGGCGGCGACAGCGCCGGCACCCAGCGGCTGATCGGCGGCCGCTATCTGGACGCGCACGAGAAGCGCGACGGGCGCTGGGCGATCGCGCACCGCCAATATGTTATGGACTGGAACGCCAACTGGCCGGGCAGCGAGGCGCTGGGGCCGGCCGCCGTCGCGCTCTCCGGCTTTCTCTCGCGCGGCGGGCAGGAGGGTAGCGACCCCGGGCGCGGCCTGCTCGCCTACTGGCGCGCCGGTTTCGGGCTGCAGCACAAGGCAGGACAGGACATGACGACAGGCACCGCACCCGATATCGCCAGGCTGGACGCGCGGGCGGCGCTCTACGACCTGCTGATGGCCTATTGCCGCGGCGTGGACCGCGCCGACGCGGCGACGCTGGCGAGCGTGTTCCACGACGACGCGACGATGAACGCGGGCATGTTCAACGGGCCGACGCGCGACTTCGTGCCGATGATCGGGGATGTCGTGCGAGGCTTCAAGAGCTCGTTCCACAGCGTCGCCAACCACTGGTTCGAGATCGACGGCGACGATGCGGTGGGCGAGAGCTACGTGATCGCCCATGTGCTCGCCACGATCGACGGCGAAGACCGCGAGATGCTGACCGGCGGCCGCTACCTCGATCGCTTCCAGAAGCGGGACGGCGCGTGGAAGATCGCGGCGCGCGTGTTCGTGGCGGACTGGAACACCAACCAGCCCTCCACCAGCCGGATGGACGGCATGTATGCCGATCTGGACACGCGCGGCGGCCTGTACCCGAACGATCCCGTCTATCCGTTCTGGACGCGGGGCGAGGGCTGA
- a CDS encoding SDR family NAD(P)-dependent oxidoreductase, which produces MAEAGMADGRTEELAGRVAIVTGGGRGIGRAAAERLAAAGAAIVLTGRTAGEGEDAAASIARAGGRALYLPHDVAVAADWAAVVDRTMAEHGRIDILIANAGAGAWQPLEDGSLADLRWQLDVNLRAGFLGLKHVAPVMKRAGGGSIVLLSSTIGKVGGAGFTAYSAAKGGLRVMAKAAALEFGADKVRVNALLPGLTHTAMTAGVDPVWLERIPLRRGAEPREMADALLFLASDRSRFMTGAELIVDGGMTAQ; this is translated from the coding sequence ATGGCGGAAGCAGGCATGGCGGACGGGCGGACGGAGGAGCTGGCGGGCCGGGTGGCGATCGTCACCGGCGGAGGGCGCGGCATCGGCCGCGCCGCGGCCGAGCGGCTGGCGGCGGCCGGCGCCGCGATCGTGCTGACCGGCCGTACCGCCGGCGAGGGCGAGGACGCCGCTGCGTCGATCGCCCGCGCCGGCGGCCGCGCGCTCTATCTGCCGCACGACGTGGCGGTCGCGGCGGACTGGGCGGCCGTCGTCGACCGCACCATGGCTGAACATGGCCGCATCGACATCCTGATCGCCAACGCCGGCGCCGGCGCCTGGCAGCCGCTGGAGGACGGCAGCCTCGCCGATCTGCGCTGGCAGCTGGACGTGAACCTGCGCGCCGGCTTCCTGGGCCTCAAGCATGTGGCGCCGGTGATGAAGCGCGCCGGCGGCGGATCGATCGTGCTGCTCTCCTCGACGATCGGCAAGGTCGGCGGCGCCGGCTTCACCGCCTACTCGGCCGCGAAGGGCGGCCTCAGGGTGATGGCCAAGGCCGCCGCGCTGGAGTTCGGCGCGGACAAGGTGCGGGTCAACGCCCTGCTGCCCGGCCTCACCCACACGGCGATGACGGCGGGGGTCGATCCTGTCTGGCTGGAGCGGATCCCGCTGCGACGCGGTGCCGAGCCGCGCGAGATGGCCGATGCCCTCCTGTTCCTCGCCTCGGATCGCTCGCGCTTCATGACCGGCGCGGAACTCATCGTCGATGGCGGGATGACGGCACAATGA
- a CDS encoding cupin-like domain-containing protein has protein sequence MSGGFDASALAAFGALYPEVPGVLRHGLAGHPAFELDALVRLAQRMRPEDVEQNVGALPIGIDPAEVRHNGLSIVDTIRSIEECGAWMVLKFVEQDAEYRALMDAALDALMPVVRPATGAMLKREAFIFISSPGAVTPFHFDPEHNILLQMRGHKVMTLFPADDESVASGPVHEAFHMGGHRNLPYAAEHAAKGRPFALAPGEAVYVPVKAPHWVKNGAAPSISFSITWRSAWSYREADARGLNALLRRAGLTPAAPKRYPARNGVKSIAYRAWGRARRMARRG, from the coding sequence ATGAGCGGCGGCTTCGACGCATCCGCGCTGGCGGCGTTCGGTGCGCTCTATCCGGAGGTGCCGGGGGTGCTGCGCCACGGGCTGGCGGGCCACCCGGCGTTCGAGCTCGACGCCTTGGTGCGGCTGGCGCAGCGGATGCGGCCCGAGGATGTGGAGCAGAATGTCGGCGCGCTGCCGATCGGCATCGATCCGGCGGAGGTGCGCCACAACGGCCTGTCGATCGTCGACACGATCCGGTCGATCGAGGAGTGCGGCGCGTGGATGGTGCTGAAGTTCGTCGAGCAGGACGCCGAGTATCGCGCGCTGATGGACGCGGCGCTGGACGCGCTGATGCCGGTCGTGCGCCCCGCGACCGGCGCGATGCTGAAGCGCGAGGCGTTCATCTTCATCTCCTCGCCCGGCGCGGTGACGCCGTTCCACTTCGATCCGGAGCATAACATCCTGCTGCAGATGCGTGGGCACAAGGTGATGACCCTGTTCCCCGCCGACGACGAGAGCGTGGCGAGCGGGCCGGTGCACGAGGCGTTCCACATGGGCGGCCACCGCAATCTGCCCTATGCGGCGGAACATGCGGCGAAGGGACGGCCGTTCGCGCTGGCGCCGGGCGAGGCGGTGTACGTGCCGGTGAAGGCGCCGCACTGGGTGAAGAACGGCGCGGCGCCTTCCATCTCCTTCTCGATCACCTGGCGATCCGCGTGGAGCTACCGGGAGGCGGACGCGCGCGGGCTGAACGCGCTGCTGCGCAGGGCCGGCCTGACGCCCGCCGCGCCGAAACGCTACCCGGCGCGCAACGGCGTGAAGTCGATCGCCTATCGCGCATGGGGCCGGGCGCGGCGGATGGCGCGGCGGGGATGA
- a CDS encoding TetR/AcrR family transcriptional regulator, whose protein sequence is MRAPSPRSIDEEPVRRASLSAKGEIRRSRIMDAAEAIFAERGYYGCSLRDVAARAESNLGLLNYYFRSKEDLFHEIVDRRRDFLYALVRDSLDASPPSDDPLTAVSGLVRAFVKPFLDICVGEDDGPRNYVRLTSNVMSSYRDPELQGWLTRLQPISDLLIDRLRQALPGLDERSLMAGLYMLEAALIFMVQDPGFVDDLTSGAHTAGRIDGMTAYVAPFFAAGFQALPRRR, encoded by the coding sequence ATGCGTGCACCTTCCCCGCGATCGATCGACGAGGAGCCCGTCCGGCGAGCCAGCCTGAGCGCCAAGGGCGAGATCCGCCGCTCCCGGATCATGGACGCGGCCGAGGCGATCTTCGCCGAGCGCGGCTATTACGGCTGTTCGCTGCGGGATGTGGCGGCGCGCGCCGAATCCAATCTGGGGCTGCTCAACTATTATTTTCGATCCAAGGAGGATCTGTTCCACGAGATCGTCGATCGGCGGCGGGACTTCCTGTACGCGCTGGTGCGCGACAGTCTGGACGCGTCGCCGCCATCGGATGACCCGTTGACGGCCGTGAGTGGTCTCGTCCGCGCGTTCGTGAAGCCGTTCCTGGATATCTGCGTGGGCGAGGACGACGGCCCGCGCAACTATGTGCGGCTCACCTCGAACGTCATGTCCTCCTACCGCGATCCCGAGTTGCAGGGCTGGCTGACGCGGCTGCAGCCCATCTCCGACCTGCTGATCGATCGGCTGCGCCAGGCGCTGCCCGGGCTGGACGAGCGGAGCCTGATGGCCGGGCTCTACATGCTGGAGGCGGCGCTGATCTTCATGGTGCAGGATCCCGGCTTCGTCGACGATCTGACGTCCGGCGCGCACACCGCCGGGCGCATCGACGGGATGACGGCCTATGTCGCACCCTTCTTCGCCGCGGGCTTCCAGGCGCTGCCGCGTCGACGCTAA
- a CDS encoding GNAT family N-acetyltransferase translates to MTGAIADAGDRIGTAWDDLAAQAAEPNAFAERWFVMAGVRHLPLPAPLRLVEVWEGDALIGLLPLTVEPRYGRMPVRHVANWLHHHNFLGTPLVRRGRERDFWAAVLAELDAAAWAPGLLHLNGLVEDGPVHRGLAAATGAIGRRCDVVHRLVRAQLDAGLAPEAYYEANVRKKKRKELKRLAARLAEQGHVETRRLCDAAELMPWCEDFLALERSGWKGRAGSALGSRADTAAFFCDMLAGAHAAGRLDMLRIDLDGRAIAMLVNFLTPPGAFSFKIAFDEDHARFSPGVLVQIENLQLLVRGDIAWMDSCAAENHPMIDSLWGGRRPIVRVSVPLGGWRRRATFAIVRAAEDGWARLRRRGGR, encoded by the coding sequence GTGACCGGCGCGATCGCCGATGCCGGGGACCGGATCGGCACCGCATGGGACGATCTGGCGGCCCAGGCCGCCGAGCCGAACGCCTTTGCCGAGCGGTGGTTCGTCATGGCCGGCGTACGTCACCTGCCGCTACCCGCCCCGCTGCGGCTGGTGGAGGTGTGGGAGGGGGATGCGCTGATCGGCCTGCTGCCGCTGACGGTGGAGCCGCGCTACGGCCGGATGCCGGTGCGGCATGTCGCGAACTGGCTGCACCATCATAATTTTTTGGGCACGCCGCTGGTGCGGCGCGGGCGCGAGCGGGATTTCTGGGCGGCGGTGCTGGCGGAGCTGGACGCGGCCGCCTGGGCGCCGGGCCTGCTCCACCTGAACGGGCTGGTCGAGGACGGTCCGGTGCATCGCGGGCTGGCCGCGGCGACCGGCGCGATCGGCCGGCGGTGCGACGTCGTCCACCGACTGGTGCGCGCGCAGCTTGATGCGGGGCTGGCGCCCGAGGCCTATTATGAGGCGAACGTCCGCAAGAAGAAGCGCAAGGAACTGAAGCGGCTGGCCGCCCGGCTGGCCGAGCAGGGCCATGTCGAGACGCGGCGGCTGTGCGATGCGGCAGAACTGATGCCGTGGTGCGAGGATTTCCTGGCGCTTGAGCGATCGGGCTGGAAGGGGCGGGCGGGCTCCGCGCTGGGCAGCCGGGCGGATACCGCCGCCTTCTTCTGCGACATGCTGGCCGGCGCCCACGCCGCCGGGCGGCTGGACATGCTGCGGATCGATCTGGACGGGCGCGCGATCGCGATGCTCGTCAACTTTCTGACGCCGCCGGGCGCCTTCTCGTTCAAGATCGCCTTCGACGAGGATCATGCCCGCTTCTCGCCCGGCGTGCTGGTGCAGATCGAGAACCTGCAATTGCTGGTGCGCGGCGACATCGCCTGGATGGACAGCTGCGCGGCCGAGAATCATCCGATGATCGACAGCCTGTGGGGCGGGCGCCGGCCGATCGTGCGCGTATCCGTGCCGCTGGGCGGCTGGCGGCGGCGCGCGACCTTCGCGATCGTGCGGGCGGCGGAGGATGGCTGGGCGCGGCTGCGGCGGCGGGGCGGGCGATGA
- a CDS encoding GNAT family N-acetyltransferase yields MGPGAADGAAGMIEVRLFDDLDAVGADAARALDRAGQPSLYDRLDWFRLNAAHGVGGGRPLVARARQSEAAAWLFLAGHGRKRGGILGGWYTLSFAPVFAGAADEACRARLLAAIAGALRARFGRILLSPLSETARAELARGFAAAGWAVAAEVASANWVAHVGGQDFATYWRRRPSRLRNTAKRKMRDAGLAIEIHDRFDAAGWAAYEAVYAASWKPEEGSPAFVRALAEAEGAAGTLRLAIGRRGGQAVAAQLWTVEGGVATIHKLAYAEAERARSPGTVLSEAMFRHVIDRDRPDLIDFGTGDDGYKADWMDEKRPLYRLTLYNRRSLDGWTGIVRARAAAWRRRGR; encoded by the coding sequence ATGGGGCCGGGCGCGGCGGATGGCGCGGCGGGGATGATCGAGGTGCGGCTGTTCGACGATCTCGACGCGGTCGGGGCCGATGCGGCGCGGGCGCTGGACCGTGCCGGGCAGCCCTCGCTCTACGATCGGCTCGACTGGTTTCGGCTGAACGCGGCGCACGGCGTGGGCGGCGGGCGGCCGCTGGTGGCGCGGGCGCGGCAAAGCGAGGCGGCGGCGTGGCTGTTCCTGGCCGGGCACGGGCGCAAGCGCGGCGGCATCCTGGGTGGCTGGTACACCCTCTCCTTCGCGCCGGTGTTCGCAGGGGCGGCGGACGAGGCGTGTCGCGCGCGGCTGCTGGCGGCGATCGCGGGTGCGCTGCGGGCGCGGTTCGGCCGCATCCTGCTGTCGCCGCTCTCCGAGACGGCGCGGGCGGAACTGGCGCGCGGCTTCGCGGCCGCCGGCTGGGCGGTGGCGGCCGAGGTTGCGAGCGCCAATTGGGTGGCGCATGTCGGCGGGCAGGATTTCGCGACGTACTGGCGGCGGCGGCCCTCGCGGTTGCGCAACACGGCGAAGCGCAAGATGCGCGACGCTGGCCTCGCCATCGAGATCCACGATCGCTTCGACGCGGCCGGCTGGGCGGCCTATGAGGCGGTCTATGCCGCCAGCTGGAAGCCGGAGGAGGGATCCCCGGCCTTCGTGCGCGCGCTGGCCGAGGCGGAGGGCGCGGCGGGCACGCTGCGGCTGGCCATCGGCCGGCGCGGGGGGCAGGCGGTGGCGGCGCAGCTCTGGACGGTGGAAGGCGGCGTCGCGACGATCCACAAGCTCGCTTATGCCGAGGCGGAGCGCGCCCGTTCGCCGGGCACGGTGCTGAGCGAGGCGATGTTCCGCCATGTGATCGACCGAGACCGGCCCGACCTGATCGACTTCGGCACCGGCGACGACGGCTACAAGGCCGACTGGATGGACGAGAAGAGGCCGCTCTATCGCCTGACGCTCTACAACCGGCGCAGCCTGGACGGCTGGACCGGGATCGTGCGGGCGCGGGCGGCGGCGTGGAGGCGGCGCGGCCGATGA
- a CDS encoding aromatic ring-hydroxylating oxygenase subunit alpha — MTETMLHDRAKTYPSVPEARLLPLRGDPMTGDRYYSREFMAREWDGMWTKVWHVGGRMAELEEAGDFIVHNFRKESVLMVRQRDGSVRAFYNSCQHRGNRLVWTGAGGVDRGFSCAYHGWLWGLDGSLKAVQDEDDFPQGNPCGKLTLKEVKCATWGGFIWYTMDPDAPALEDYLYPMTVLLAGRRMETLTRVVRKTITVNTNWKFSPDNFNESYHLPTVHPQMASMIDEDYRNTVFEMSANGHNRMIEQGQPSMRSLHPNEVEPAWEMQLLDWGLEPGDYAGRARDARRDLQRQKRTLGPERGYRYFDSLMDDELTDYFHHTLFPNVTITGTPDGVHFFRTEPHETDPEWCTFDYWYLAPGVEGRDDVPTVYGIRPLAEAELEEAVFGEQNGGHMLGDFVDQDLSVAVAQQKGFHSRGYADSYLSGQESRVRRFHEVLNDYIEGRR, encoded by the coding sequence ATGACCGAGACGATGCTCCACGACCGCGCGAAGACCTATCCCAGCGTGCCGGAAGCGCGCCTGCTGCCGTTGCGCGGCGACCCGATGACGGGCGACCGCTATTACTCGCGCGAGTTCATGGCACGCGAGTGGGACGGCATGTGGACCAAGGTATGGCACGTCGGCGGCCGCATGGCCGAGCTGGAGGAGGCCGGCGACTTCATCGTCCACAATTTCCGCAAGGAATCGGTGCTGATGGTGCGCCAGCGCGACGGATCGGTGCGCGCCTTCTATAATAGCTGCCAGCATCGCGGAAACCGTCTGGTGTGGACCGGGGCGGGCGGCGTCGATCGCGGCTTCTCCTGCGCCTATCACGGCTGGCTGTGGGGCCTGGACGGCAGCCTGAAGGCGGTGCAGGACGAGGACGATTTCCCGCAGGGCAACCCGTGCGGCAAGCTGACCCTGAAGGAGGTGAAGTGCGCCACCTGGGGCGGCTTCATCTGGTACACGATGGATCCCGACGCGCCGGCGCTGGAGGACTATCTCTACCCGATGACGGTGCTGCTCGCCGGCCGCCGCATGGAGACGCTGACCCGAGTGGTGCGCAAGACGATCACGGTGAACACGAACTGGAAGTTCTCGCCCGACAATTTCAATGAAAGCTACCATCTGCCGACGGTGCACCCGCAGATGGCATCGATGATCGACGAGGATTATCGCAACACCGTGTTCGAGATGTCGGCCAACGGCCACAACCGGATGATCGAGCAGGGCCAGCCCTCGATGCGCTCGCTCCACCCGAACGAGGTGGAGCCGGCGTGGGAGATGCAGCTGCTGGACTGGGGGCTGGAACCGGGCGACTATGCCGGCCGCGCGCGCGATGCCCGGCGCGACCTGCAGCGGCAGAAGCGCACGCTGGGGCCGGAGCGGGGCTATCGCTATTTCGACAGCCTGATGGACGACGAGCTGACCGACTATTTCCACCACACGCTGTTCCCCAACGTGACGATCACCGGCACGCCGGACGGTGTGCACTTCTTCCGCACCGAGCCGCACGAGACCGATCCGGAGTGGTGCACCTTCGACTATTGGTATCTGGCGCCCGGAGTGGAGGGACGCGACGACGTGCCGACCGTCTACGGCATCCGCCCGCTGGCCGAGGCGGAGCTGGAGGAGGCGGTGTTCGGCGAGCAGAATGGCGGGCACATGCTCGGCGACTTCGTCGATCAGGATCTCAGCGTCGCGGTGGCGCAGCAGAAGGGCTTCCACTCGCGCGGCTACGCCGATTCCTATCTGAGCGGACAGGAGAGCCGGGTGCGCCGGTTCCACGAGGTGCTGAACGACTATATCGAGGGGCGGCGCTGA
- a CDS encoding hydrolase 1, exosortase A system-associated, producing MRRLTTFACQGATLAASIDPAAGATGLLIVTGGTQVRIGAHRGMMQLAATVAAAGCPAFRFDRRGVGDSEGDDPGFAGSGPDIAAAVAAFRRECPHVERIVGFGLCDGATALAMHHAAAGLDGLILANPWTVEPQAGLPPAAAIRRRYAERLLDPKAWWRLASGAIDYRAALRGLASIVRRRAPAPLAHAMGGALAAGAVPVEIVLASGDATAIAFDAEWQGPGFAAARRGGRIGIVRLDTRSHSFAAGDDPDRLAAICVTALAGLEAAHAAAAPPR from the coding sequence ATGCGGCGGCTGACGACCTTCGCCTGCCAGGGCGCGACCCTCGCCGCCTCGATCGATCCGGCGGCGGGCGCCACCGGGCTGCTGATCGTGACCGGCGGCACGCAGGTGCGGATCGGCGCCCATCGCGGCATGATGCAGCTGGCGGCCACGGTCGCCGCCGCCGGCTGCCCCGCCTTCCGCTTCGATCGGCGCGGGGTGGGCGACAGCGAGGGCGACGATCCCGGCTTCGCCGGCAGCGGGCCCGACATCGCCGCCGCCGTGGCCGCCTTCCGCCGCGAATGTCCGCACGTGGAGCGCATCGTGGGCTTCGGCCTGTGCGACGGCGCGACGGCGCTGGCGATGCACCACGCGGCCGCCGGCCTGGACGGGCTGATCCTGGCGAACCCGTGGACGGTGGAGCCGCAGGCCGGCCTGCCGCCCGCCGCCGCGATCCGCCGCCGCTATGCCGAGCGGCTGCTGGACCCCAAGGCGTGGTGGCGGCTGGCGAGCGGCGCGATCGACTATCGCGCGGCGCTGCGCGGGCTGGCCAGCATCGTCCGCCGCCGCGCGCCCGCGCCGCTGGCGCATGCGATGGGCGGCGCGCTCGCCGCCGGCGCCGTACCCGTGGAGATCGTGCTGGCGAGCGGCGATGCGACCGCGATCGCCTTCGACGCGGAGTGGCAGGGGCCGGGCTTCGCCGCCGCGCGCCGGGGCGGGCGGATCGGCATCGTGCGGCTGGACACGCGATCGCACAGCTTTGCCGCCGGCGACGATCCGGACCGGCTGGCGGCGATCTGCGTGACCGCGCTCGCCGGCCTGGAGGCGGCGCACGCCGCCGCCGCGCCGCCGCGCTGA